A stretch of Ammospiza caudacuta isolate bAmmCau1 chromosome 18, bAmmCau1.pri, whole genome shotgun sequence DNA encodes these proteins:
- the P2RX4 gene encoding P2X purinoceptor 4 isoform X1, protein MALCGALHSFLFEYDTPRIVLIRSRKVGLINRAVQLGILAYVIGWVFLWEKGYQETDSVVSSVTTKVKGVTLTNTSTLGARIWDVADYVIPPQGENTVFVMTNVILTLNQSQGRCPELPDDQTKCEVKNNCVPGYVSTHSSGIQTGECVPYNSSIKTCEVFAWCPVEDDYHIPKPAFLREAENFTLLVKNNIWYRKFNFSKRNILPTINSTYLKNCVYDAQTDPFCPIFRLGKIVEAAGQDFQEMAVEGGVMALQINWDCNLDRAASHCVPKYSFRRLDNKDSAHTVSPGYNFRFAKYYRNSDGTESRTLVKAYGIRFDIIVFGKAGKFDVIPTMINIGSGLALFGVATVLCDIVVLYCMKKRYFYREKKYKYVEDYELVSINEGRGKAELLPPLTPQRF, encoded by the exons ATGGCGCTGTGCGGGGCTCTCCACAGCTTCCTCTTCGAGTACGACACCCCGCGCATCGTGCTGATCCGGAGCCGCAAAGTGGGACTCATCAACCGCGCCGTGCAGCTCGGCATCCTCGCCTATGTGATCGG ATGGGTTTTTCTGTGGGAAAAGGGTTACCAGGAAACAGACTCTGTGGTCAGTTCTGTAACCACGAAGGTCAAGGGTGTAACACTGACGAACACATCGACCCTGGGGGCCAGGATCTGGGATGTAGCTGATTATGTCATCCCTCCTCAG GGTGAGAACACTGTGTTTGTCATGACCAATGTGATCCTCACACTGAACCAGAGCCAAGGCCGCTGCCCGGAG ctcccagaCGATCAAACAAAGTGCGAGGTGAAGAACAACTGTGTTCCAGGATATGTCAGCACCCACAGCAGTG GCATCCAGACTGGGGAGTGTGTTCCATACAACAGCAGCATCAAGACCTGTGAAGTCTTTGCGTGGTGCCCCGTGGAGGATGACTATCACATACCCAA GCCAGCGTTCCTGCGAGAAGCTGAGAACTTCACCCTTCTGGTGAAGAACAACATTTGGTACCGCAAGTTCAACTTCAGCAA GCGAAACATCCTCCCCACTATCAACTCCACCTACCTCAAGAACTGCGTCTATGATGCCCAGACTGATCCCTTCTGCCCCATCTTCCGTTTAGGGAAAATAGTTgaagctgcagggcaggactTCCAGGAAATGGCTGTGGAG GGTGGAGTGATGGCACTGCAGATCAACTGGGACTGCAACCTGGACAGAGCCGCTTCCCACTGTGTGCCAAAATATTCCTTCCGGCGCCTCGACAACAAGGACTCTGCCCACACCGTCTCACCCGGCTACAACTTCAG GTTTGCAAAATACTACAGGAATAGTGATGGCACTGAATCACGGACACTTGTCAAAGCTTATGGCATCCGCTTTGATATCATAGTGTTTGGAAAG GCAGGAAAATTTGATGTCATTCCTACCATGATTAACATTGGCTCTGGCTTAGCGCTGTTTGGAGTG GCAACAGTGCTGTGTGACATTGTTGTTCTGTATTGCATGAAGAAGAGATACTTCTATCGGGAGAAGAAGTACAAATATGTGGAGGATTATGAACTGGTAAGCATCAATGAAGGCAGGGGAAAGGCAGAATTGCTTCCTCCTCTGACTCCACAGAGATTCTGA
- the P2RX4 gene encoding P2X purinoceptor 4 isoform X2, translating into MALCGALHSFLFEYDTPRIVLIRSRKVGLINRAVQLGILAYVIGWVFLWEKGYQETDSVVSSVTTKVKGVTLTNTSTLGARIWDVADYVIPPQGENTVFVMTNVILTLNQSQGRCPELPDDQTKCEVKNNCVPGYVSTHSSGIQTGECVPYNSSIKTCEVFAWCPVEDDYHIPKPAFLREAENFTLLVKNNIWYRKFNFSKRNILPTINSTYLKNCVYDAQTDPFCPIFRLGKIVEAAGQDFQEMAVEGGVMALQINWDCNLDRAASHCVPKYSFRRLDNKDSAHTVSPGYNFRFAKYYRNSDGTESRTLVKAYGIRFDIIVFGKAGKFDVIPTMINIGSGLALFGVATVLCDIVVLYCMKKRYFYREKKYKYVEDYELGVGETYGTDS; encoded by the exons ATGGCGCTGTGCGGGGCTCTCCACAGCTTCCTCTTCGAGTACGACACCCCGCGCATCGTGCTGATCCGGAGCCGCAAAGTGGGACTCATCAACCGCGCCGTGCAGCTCGGCATCCTCGCCTATGTGATCGG ATGGGTTTTTCTGTGGGAAAAGGGTTACCAGGAAACAGACTCTGTGGTCAGTTCTGTAACCACGAAGGTCAAGGGTGTAACACTGACGAACACATCGACCCTGGGGGCCAGGATCTGGGATGTAGCTGATTATGTCATCCCTCCTCAG GGTGAGAACACTGTGTTTGTCATGACCAATGTGATCCTCACACTGAACCAGAGCCAAGGCCGCTGCCCGGAG ctcccagaCGATCAAACAAAGTGCGAGGTGAAGAACAACTGTGTTCCAGGATATGTCAGCACCCACAGCAGTG GCATCCAGACTGGGGAGTGTGTTCCATACAACAGCAGCATCAAGACCTGTGAAGTCTTTGCGTGGTGCCCCGTGGAGGATGACTATCACATACCCAA GCCAGCGTTCCTGCGAGAAGCTGAGAACTTCACCCTTCTGGTGAAGAACAACATTTGGTACCGCAAGTTCAACTTCAGCAA GCGAAACATCCTCCCCACTATCAACTCCACCTACCTCAAGAACTGCGTCTATGATGCCCAGACTGATCCCTTCTGCCCCATCTTCCGTTTAGGGAAAATAGTTgaagctgcagggcaggactTCCAGGAAATGGCTGTGGAG GGTGGAGTGATGGCACTGCAGATCAACTGGGACTGCAACCTGGACAGAGCCGCTTCCCACTGTGTGCCAAAATATTCCTTCCGGCGCCTCGACAACAAGGACTCTGCCCACACCGTCTCACCCGGCTACAACTTCAG GTTTGCAAAATACTACAGGAATAGTGATGGCACTGAATCACGGACACTTGTCAAAGCTTATGGCATCCGCTTTGATATCATAGTGTTTGGAAAG GCAGGAAAATTTGATGTCATTCCTACCATGATTAACATTGGCTCTGGCTTAGCGCTGTTTGGAGTG GCAACAGTGCTGTGTGACATTGTTGTTCTGTATTGCATGAAGAAGAGATACTTCTATCGGGAGAAGAAGTACAAATATGTGGAGGATTATGAACTG GGAGTTGGTGAGACATATGGAACAGACTCctga